The Candidatus Dormiibacterota bacterium sequence CCGGCTTCGCCGTCGCCGTCGCCGTGTTCGGCTCGGGGGTGCCGGAGCGCTGGCAGGTGGTGGCGGTCACCGCGGCGATCACGGTGGCGATGGCGGTCGACGACGTGCTCCGGCTCCCCGCCTGGTCGAAGCTGCTGATCGAGATGGGGGCGGGGATCATGGTCGCCGTCCTCGGCATCACCATCACCTTCTTCGGATTCCGGTCCCACCCCGGGGGCATCCTCGACCTCGGCCTGCTCGCCGTCCCGGTCACGGTGGTCTGGCTGGTGGGCATGCAGGTGTCGATCAACCTGCTCGACGGCGCCGACGGCGTCGCCAGCGGGGTGGTCGCCATCGTCGCGGGGGTGCTCCTGCTCGCCGCCATCAACCGGCTGGGGGGGCCGGAGAACGGGGTCCAGAACGGGGTCATCGTGATGAGCGGCGCGCTGATGGGCTGCTGCTTCGGCTTCCTCTACTGGAACATGGCCCCGGCACGGGCCTTCATGGGCGACTCCGGGAGCCACTTCCTGGGGGTCGCGGTGGGAACGATCACGGTGCTCGGCACCGCCAAGGTGGCGGTGGCCCTGACCATCCTCGTGCCATTGGTGAGCCTCGGCCTGCCCATCGGCGACACCGCCTTCGCAATCGTGCGGCGGCGGCGGGCGGGCACCGGCATCGCCGCGCCGGACGCCGGCCACCTCCACCACCGTCTGCTCGCGCTCGGGCTCAGCCAGCGCGAGACCGCCCTCGCCTTCTACCTGGCGACCACCATCCTCGGCTGCATCGCTCTCGGCATCTTCGGCCACCGCAAGGTGCTCGCCATCGCGGCGGTGCTGCTGGTGGTGGCGCTGGTCATGCTGCTGTGGCGGAGCCGCCGGCGCACCCCCGAGGGTGACCGGCGCCCGTTCCTCTCCCGAGGGGCCGCGGTGCCCACCCGCGCCCGCCGCGGCGGCGAGGCCGACTGAAGCGCCCGGCGGCGCCGTCGGGTGCCGAGCTCGCCGGCATGGGCCTCTACCTGTGCCTGGCGGTGGTGATCCCTCTGTTCATCGGGCTTCGTATCGATGACCGGCTGCACAGCACCCCGGTCGGGCTCGGGCTCGGGCTCCTTGTTGGTATCGTTGCAGGGTTTTCCGGATTCTTCCTGAGGTTCAGACGCTACCTGTGATGGGTCGAAGCGCGACATTGGAGACCACACGCATGGTGCGCGCCGGCAGCATCGTCTGCGCCGGCGCCGCGGTGCTGTGCGTGCTCGCCGGCCTCGCCGTGGGACAGCCCGCGGGCGGCGCCGTGGTCGGGCTCGGGCTGCTCATCGGCGCCGTCAACCCGCTGGTGGTGCAGCTGCTGCTGCGGCTGGGGCTGAACCCGGGCGCGACCAGCATGACCCGTCTCGGAGTGTTCACCGCGGTGGTGATCGCCGCCGGCTTCGCGGTGGGCGTGAGCCGGGCCTGGCTGCTGGTGCTCGGAGTGGCCGCCGCCCAGATGGTGAGCGCGGTCACCGCCGCCGTGGAGATGACCCGCCGATGACCATCCTCGCCAGCGAGGCGCCGAGCGGCCACGAGGCGGTCAGCCTCTGCGGCTCGAGCTTCTGCAACATCAACTACCAGACCCTGATCTCCAGCGCCATCGCCATCGTCATCACCATCGCGTTCGGCCTGTGGGTGGCGTCGAAGGTGCGGAGCGACCGGCCGAACAAGGTGCAGCTGCTGTTCGAGCTCTTCCTCGACTACGTGCGCAACCTGGTCGGCGACACCGTCAGCCGGGAGGGGACGGACTTCATCATCCCCCTCGCGGCCACCATCGGCTTCTACATCCTGGTCGCCAACTGGCTCGACTTCCTCCCCCTCACCAACCCGATCGAGCCGGCCGCCTCCGACGTCAACCAGACGGCGGCGATGGGCGTCCTGGTGTTCCTGGCGTCCCAGCTGTACAGCCTGCGCGTGCTCGGCCTGCGCGGGTTCCTGCGCAAGTTCACCAAGCCGTTCGAGATGCCCCTCGCGGTGAGGATCGTCTTCATCCCGCTCAACCTCATCGAGGAGCTGGTGAAGCCGGTGACCCTCTCCCTCCGACTGTTCGGCAACATCTTCGCCGGGGTGGTGATGGTGTACCTGCTGGGACAGCTCTACGGGGCCGGCGCCGCCGCCCTGTCGCACGTCTTCTTCGGCGTCTTCGGCGTCGCGCTGCTGATCGTCTGGAAGTTCTTCGACGTCTTCTTCGTCGGGACCATCCAGGCCTTCATCTTCATGCTGCTGACCGTCATCTACTTCGGACAGGCGCGGGAGGGGCTCGAGGAGGATGAGCACCACGGCGCCGCCCACTCCCAGCCCACAGCCGCCTGACCATCTGAGGAGCGACCAATGGCCGACCCCAACAACATCAACCATGCCGTCGCCGTCGCCGGTGCCCTGGTGGGCTCGGGCCTGGCGCTGGGTGGGGGCGCGATCGGCGCCGCCATCGGCGACGGTCTCGCCGGCAACGCCACCATCCAGGGAATGGCCCGCCAGCCCGAGGCGCGCGGCCAGCTGCAGGTCACGATGTTCCTGATCATCGGCCTCTGCGAGGCGATGTACTTCATCAACCTCGCGCTGGCGTTCTACTTCATCACCTCCATCGCCGAGAAGTTCGCAGCGTAGGGTCGCCGGTGCTCGCCCTCACACCCCCCGCAGTCACGTCGGGCCTGCTCGACGTCAACGGCACCTTCGTCGCCGAGCTGATCGCCTTCGTGATCATGCTCGGCATCCTCGGCAAGTACGCCTATCCGCCGATCATGCGCGCCGCCGAGGCGCGGCAGAGGCAGATCGAGGAGGGCGTCAAGGCCGCCCAGGAGGCCGAGAAGCGCCTCCAGGCGGTCCAGAAGGACGTCGAGGCCACCCTCGCCGAGGCGCGCGCCCAGGCGCGGGAGATGATCAACCGCGCCCACCAGGAGGCCGCCGCCGAGGCCGAGGAGCTCCGCAACAAGGCACGCCGCGACGCCGAGGCGCAGGTCGAGAAGGCGCGCGGGGACATCCAGGCGGAGAAGGACCGGGCGGTGCAGGAGCTGCGCGCCCAGGTCAGCGCCCTGGTGGTCGACGCCGCCGGCAAGGTGCTCGGCGCCGCCATCGACGAGAAGACCCACGCACGGCTCATCGAGGAGTCGCTGCGGCAGGTCACCCCGGGGTCGTAGGGAATGGCCTCCGACATGCTCGCCCGGCGTTATGCCGAGGCCTACTTCCAGCTCGCCCGCGAGGCGGGCAAGGTGGCCGAGTGGGGCGATGAGCTGGCCCGCGCGGTGGAGATGCTGGAGCACCCGGCGGTCGCCGAGGCGATGCGCAACCCCCGGGTGTCCCAGGCCGACCGCGTCCGCCTGGTCATGGACCTGCTCGACGGGCTCGACCAGCCCGTCCGCAACCTGGTGCGGCTGCTCGTCGAGCGCGGTCGCAGCAACATCCTGCGCGCGGTGCTGGACCGCTACCGCGCGCTCGCGGACGCCCAGTCCGGGATCATCCGCGCCGAGGTGACCGCCGCCGTGCCCGTCGACCACGACCTCGAGGAGCACATCGCGGATACGCTGGGCCAGCGGCTCGGCGGCCGCATCCAGACCACCGTCCGGCAGGACCCCTCGATCCTCGGGGGACTCATCATCAGAATCGGCGACCGCGTCATCGACGGCAGCCTGCGCACCCGGTTGCAGCAGCTGCGGGCCGCGCTCGCCTGACCCACCGCACCCGGGGGCGCAGGCACCCGCACCACAAGGACGAGAGCGACAACTGATGGCAATCCGCAGTGACGAGATCGGCGAGATCCTGAGGAAGCGCATCGCCAGCTTCGAGGCCCCGGTGGTCGATGCCAATGAGGGCGTGATCACCTCGGTGGGTGACGGCATCGTCCGCATCTACGGCCTCGAGAAGGCGATGGCGGGCGAGCTCCTCGAGTTCCCCGCACCGGACGGAGGGCAGCCCATCGTGGGTCTGGCCCTCGACCTCCGTGAGGACGGTGTCGGCGCCGCGATCATGGGCCCGTACGAGCACCTCCAGGAGGGGGACACGGTCCGGACCACCGGCCGGGTCGCCCAGGTTCCGGTCGGCGAGGAGCTGGTGGGCCGGATCGTCAACGCGGTCGGCCAGGAGCTCGACGGCAAGGGCCCGATCGAGACCTCGGACTTCCTGCCGGTCGAGCGGGTGGCGCCGGGCGTCATCTACCGGCAGCGTGTCGACACCCCGCTGCAGACCGGCATCAAGGCGATCGACGCCATGATCCCGATCGGCCGCGGCCAGCGCGAGCTGATCATCGGTGACCGCCAGACCGGCAAGACCGCGGTCGCCCTCGACGCCATCATCAACCAGAAGGGCACCGGGGTCATCTGCATCTACGTCGCCGTCGGCCAGCGCTCCTCGACGGTCGCCCAGGTGGCGGCGACGCTGCAGGAGAACGGCGCCATGGAGCACACCATCATCGTGGCGGCGACCGCCGCCGACCCCGCCGCGATGCAGTTCCTCGCCCCCTTCGCCGGCTGCGCGATGGGCGAGTACTTCATGAACAACGGCCGGCACGCGCTGATCGTCTACGACGACCTCAGCAAGCACGCCCAGGCCTACCGTCAGCTCTCGCTGCTGCTCCGCCGCCCGCCGTCTCGCGAGGCCTACCCCGGCGACGTCTTCTACCTGCACTCGCGCCTGCTGGAGCGGGCCGCGCGCATGGCCGACTCCGAGGGCGGGGGGACGCTCACCGCGCTGCCGGTGATCGAGACCCAGGCCAACGACGTCTCCGCCTACATCCCCACCAACGTCATCTCCATCACCGACGGCCAGATCTACCTGGAGTCGGACCTCTTCAACGCCGGCGTCCGGCCGGCCATCAACGTCGGCATCTCGGTCTCCCGCGTCGGCGGCGACGCCCAGACCAAGGCGATGAAGCAGGTCGCCGGCCAGCTCCGCCTCGACATGGCCCAGTACCGGGCCCTCGCCGCCTTCTCGCAGTTCGCCTCCGACCTCGATCGCGCCACCCGGCAGCAGCTCGAGCGCGGCCAGCGGATGACCGAGCTGCTCAAGCAGCCGCAGTACGAGCCGATCCCGTTCGCCAAGCAGGTGATCGCGATCTTCGCCGGCACCCGCGGCTACCTCGACGACGTCCCCATCGACCGGGTCTCCGAGTTCGAGCGCTCGCTGCTGCGCTGGATGGACCAGAACCATGCCGAGCTCGAGAAGGACATCGAGGAGAACAAGCGCATCACCGACGAGACGGAGAAGGCGCTGCGCGCCGCGGTCGAGGAGTTCAAGAAGGGCTTCGCCGGGTGAGGACGGTCTGACCGATGCCCAGCCTGCGCGACGTCCGGCGTCGCATCCGCAGCGTCCAGAACACCAAGAAGATCACCAAGGCGATGGAGCTGGTCGCCGCGTCGAAGATGCGGCGGGCGCAGGAGCGCGTCATCGCGGCGCGCCCCTACGCCGACGAGCTGTCCAGCATCATGGTCGAGCTGATGCGGCGCAACCCCGAGTACAAGCACCCGATGCTGGTGCCCCGCGAGGTGCACCGC is a genomic window containing:
- a CDS encoding MraY family glycosyltransferase; translation: MIADLQSAPWYPALLPFLLASAVTCAAVPPSMWLARRVGAVDRPDAERRIHSRPTPRLGGIAMFAGFAVAVAVFGSGVPERWQVVAVTAAITVAMAVDDVLRLPAWSKLLIEMGAGIMVAVLGITITFFGFRSHPGGILDLGLLAVPVTVVWLVGMQVSINLLDGADGVASGVVAIVAGVLLLAAINRLGGPENGVQNGVIVMSGALMGCCFGFLYWNMAPARAFMGDSGSHFLGVAVGTITVLGTAKVAVALTILVPLVSLGLPIGDTAFAIVRRRRAGTGIAAPDAGHLHHRLLALGLSQRETALAFYLATTILGCIALGIFGHRKVLAIAAVLLVVALVMLLWRSRRRTPEGDRRPFLSRGAAVPTRARRGGEAD
- a CDS encoding AtpZ/AtpI family protein, which encodes MGLYLCLAVVIPLFIGLRIDDRLHSTPVGLGLGLLVGIVAGFSGFFLRFRRYL
- the atpB gene encoding F0F1 ATP synthase subunit A, which produces MTILASEAPSGHEAVSLCGSSFCNINYQTLISSAIAIVITIAFGLWVASKVRSDRPNKVQLLFELFLDYVRNLVGDTVSREGTDFIIPLAATIGFYILVANWLDFLPLTNPIEPAASDVNQTAAMGVLVFLASQLYSLRVLGLRGFLRKFTKPFEMPLAVRIVFIPLNLIEELVKPVTLSLRLFGNIFAGVVMVYLLGQLYGAGAAALSHVFFGVFGVALLIVWKFFDVFFVGTIQAFIFMLLTVIYFGQAREGLEEDEHHGAAHSQPTAA
- the atpE gene encoding F0F1 ATP synthase subunit C, whose translation is MADPNNINHAVAVAGALVGSGLALGGGAIGAAIGDGLAGNATIQGMARQPEARGQLQVTMFLIIGLCEAMYFINLALAFYFITSIAEKFAA
- the atpF gene encoding F0F1 ATP synthase subunit B: MLALTPPAVTSGLLDVNGTFVAELIAFVIMLGILGKYAYPPIMRAAEARQRQIEEGVKAAQEAEKRLQAVQKDVEATLAEARAQAREMINRAHQEAAAEAEELRNKARRDAEAQVEKARGDIQAEKDRAVQELRAQVSALVVDAAGKVLGAAIDEKTHARLIEESLRQVTPGS
- a CDS encoding F0F1 ATP synthase subunit delta — its product is MASDMLARRYAEAYFQLAREAGKVAEWGDELARAVEMLEHPAVAEAMRNPRVSQADRVRLVMDLLDGLDQPVRNLVRLLVERGRSNILRAVLDRYRALADAQSGIIRAEVTAAVPVDHDLEEHIADTLGQRLGGRIQTTVRQDPSILGGLIIRIGDRVIDGSLRTRLQQLRAALA
- the atpA gene encoding F0F1 ATP synthase subunit alpha codes for the protein MAIRSDEIGEILRKRIASFEAPVVDANEGVITSVGDGIVRIYGLEKAMAGELLEFPAPDGGQPIVGLALDLREDGVGAAIMGPYEHLQEGDTVRTTGRVAQVPVGEELVGRIVNAVGQELDGKGPIETSDFLPVERVAPGVIYRQRVDTPLQTGIKAIDAMIPIGRGQRELIIGDRQTGKTAVALDAIINQKGTGVICIYVAVGQRSSTVAQVAATLQENGAMEHTIIVAATAADPAAMQFLAPFAGCAMGEYFMNNGRHALIVYDDLSKHAQAYRQLSLLLRRPPSREAYPGDVFYLHSRLLERAARMADSEGGGTLTALPVIETQANDVSAYIPTNVISITDGQIYLESDLFNAGVRPAINVGISVSRVGGDAQTKAMKQVAGQLRLDMAQYRALAAFSQFASDLDRATRQQLERGQRMTELLKQPQYEPIPFAKQVIAIFAGTRGYLDDVPIDRVSEFERSLLRWMDQNHAELEKDIEENKRITDETEKALRAAVEEFKKGFAG